Proteins encoded together in one Salmo trutta chromosome 3, fSalTru1.1, whole genome shotgun sequence window:
- the nipsnap3a gene encoding protein NipSnap homolog 3A, with translation MFTVRNSFRRLSRLIENICLKNGDVPLACISTGPQQQHGTFYEFRTYRILPEKNAAFLKLTNEKIHLRTAHSELLGYWSVEYGGLNQVFHIWKYDSYAQRAGVRASLAQDPKWIEEYISKAMPMLMSQDNEVTYLVPWSKVDRPPKEGGVYELASFQMRPGGPAVWGKAFQAAVSTHAAGGHAHLVGVFHSEFGRLNKVNALWWYESPDQRAAVRHKAHGDARVVAAVRECVTYLESQTNKLMFPCPYSPLK, from the exons CCTCTAGCCTGTATTTCCACTGGGCCCCAGCAGCAACATGGGACCTTCTATGAATTCCGTAcctacagaatccttccagagaAGAACGCTGCCTTCCTCAAGCTGACAAATGAGAAGATCCACCTGCGTACTGCTCACTCCGAGCTCCTGGGCTACTGGAGTGTGGAGTATGGAGGCTTGAACCAGGTCTTCCACATCTGGAAGTATG ACAGCTATGCTCAGCGGGCAGGTGTGCGCGCATCCTTGGCTCAGGACCCCAAATGGATTGAGGAGTACATCTCCAAGGCCATGCCCATGCTCATGTCTCAGGACAACGAGGTCACATATTTGGTGCCCTGGAGCAAGGTGGACAGGCCTCCCAAGGAAGGTG GGGTATATGAGTTGGCATCGTTCCAGATGAGGCCAGGGGGGCCAGCAGTGTGGGGGAAGGCTTTCCAGGCTGCAGTCAGTACCCACGCTGCCGGGGGGCACGCCCACCTGGTAGGGGTCTTTCACAGCGAGTTTGGACGGCTCAACAAAG TCAATGCCCTGTGGTGGTATGAGAGTCCGGACCAACGGGCAGCAGTACGCCACAAAGCCCATGGTGATGCCAGGGTGGTGGCAGCCG TGAGGGAGTGTGTGACCTATCTGGAGTCGCAGACGAACAAACTCATGTTCCCCTGCCCCTACTCTCCCCTCAAGTGA